The window AAAGCCGTCTTTTGGCACGTGGGCCCCCAGCCTGTCATAAAAGTAAAAGGCTGCCTGGTGACAGCTGGGGTAACACTGAATTTCCGCTTTTCAAAGTATAGGTACTTGGCATATCAATGCACCCACAAATGAGTTCATTTGTAGCTACCTGATAAGTTAAAAGTCCCTTTACAAGTACTCATACTGCCGTTGAATCAGCTTGCAGGTGTACAAAGTACAGAGTGAGCATATCTCTGCGACTTAGGTTGCAGCaaatctgcttcttcgtctcaAGGCTCCTCCGTAGAAATAGAGCACGAATATGCCAATCACGCCCGCACAGCTCAATCCAGCCAATAAACTGACCCCTTTCCCGACTCCCAGGTTTATGAACAGCGGCCGCGAAAAATGAATTGCGCCACAAGCTATGCTGCTACGCGCAAAGTCATTTGCTGCAAATAAACTGGCGCTATATCTGGGATAAGCAAGCGCGATGTAGATGAAGACGACctgaaagatgatgaagatgccaatGACAACAATTGTGATGCCGATTGTCGGAACGATCCACGGTATTTCTGGGCTAGAGTTTCCTGTCCAGCCAAACATAAAGAGGCCCATTGGGACGAGAAAGCTAGCAGGAAGACCACAGATAAGTCGGCGCTCGGGTTCACCCAATCCCTGTGTCTTCACTTCGGGTTCAAAGACGAACCATAGATATGCGAGGTAGCCAAGTATTGCAATGGCAACACCAACACTAATGGAGAGGAAAATAAGGCCGACTTGACCAGCATTCAATCCATAACCATTCGTCGGAGACGCGAGACCAGGGAGGCCTGTAGCATAGACGAACGGGAACACTTCGAAGAAGGAGTAGAAAATTCCGTACATGAGGCCTATATATAGGCTAGTGAAGAGCACCGATGGGTCATACAGATTGATTTGAAGAGGCCGCCATAGGCTCTGCACGATGACTTCGTTGACAGTAAGCGCAGCTTGTTCGTTTTCCGATTCAGATCGTAAGTTATGACTGTTAGCTAATCGACGGAGTCGCCTAGCACGCCGAAGTAGAATCGTTGCTGTGGATGTCTCTGGCAGACAAAAGAACATGAGTACAAAGACAGGGCTGGCAAGCCAGAGAATCTCCCATAATGACCAGTGCCAATTTGTAGCTGAGACTGAGAAGCCTGAGATAACAGGACCGAGTGCTGGGCCGGCAGTGGCGAATGCAGCCCAGCCCGTCAGTGCATATGGCAGCTTGATGAGGTTGTAGATATCACCGAGACTTGCGCCACCGGTCGCTAAACATGGGGAGCCAAAGAATCCTTGCAGGAAACGCAAGACGATCAATGCTGGAAAGTTATCGACGACGGCTGTACCGGCCGAAATTGCAacaaagatgccaaaggTGATGATATACGGTGGATTGCGGCCAATGATTGGAATCtcagagagaggagagagaattAGTGGCCCGATGCCATAGCCAAGAACATAGAGAGAAAGACCCATTGATGCAACCTCGGGTGTAACTCCGAATCGTGCTTCAATAAAGGGCTGAGACGGCGTTATTATAGCAGATCCAATGTACACCGCAAGTGTATAGAGATAGATTTGAAGCACAACGAAGAGTTTCTTCCGGGACGACCAATTTTGTGGATTCTCGGAATCATCGGTTGTGTACCAGTCAACAACAATAGTTCCATTCTCCAGTTTCTTTGGCTGGATCGTGGAATGCTGCGCTCTTGCATTTGTTTGCAATGCTGCGTCTGAATATGCCTTTTCTAGGCTGGCGTATGATTCAACATGCGACATCCGAGGCCGAGAGACGATCTGGGACAGAACTTGGCAGTCAAGATCAAGCTCGGTTTCGTCTTCCGTCGAAAGCGAGCTTGTTTCTTCTGACGCCGGCGCGACTGGGGGGCTTTGCTCATCATGTCTGAGATCCTGTTGCGAATGGTTGACGACCCTTAGAATGGGCGGCGGTGTTGGCTCTCTGGGGCCATCATTCATATACAGATCTCGATAATGAAAATCTGCTTTTTCATCGGGATATTTCAGCAGCTCGCGCTTCGTTATCCATCGTACCAATGCACCAAAAGCCGAATCGCGGACCAGAGAATGCATGGCGTGCAGCAAAGCAGCAAATTTGTGAGTTTACCGGAATGCCTAATCTACACTACAAATGCGTGTAACAGAGGCACTTTAAGAAGAGAATTCGATTCAATCTATTGGATATTTCAACAAATGTAATTGGGTAGACTAAATTTGACTTTGCTATCTAGCTCTCAGCTCGGGCGGCCACAGCTCATATCTGCGAATCAAAGTTGGATGCCATCGAGATTTAAGCCAATCAAAGGCTTGAAGGTAGTCATGGAAGCTGTCGCGATCGAGTCTAACGACTGGGTGGTACGACGTGGCGTAACTAAGCGCAAGTGGCTTCTTCCTTTGACATGTAACCCCGCATATTTGTTTCTTATGAATAGAGCTTCCAGGAATGTATAACCCATGAGAGTTGTTTCTGTAAGGAAGATTCTAGATAAAGTAGTTTCTCATCATTAGTAGGCTATGGTAACAAAATAGCGTTGTATTACTTTTGCGAAGCGCTTTGTTTCCGTGACTATATGAAccgaagaaagagaagtGATACTTATGATGCTGATAATGTAGAGGATGAAGGCCGCTTTGCTGGGTGTCGAAAACGACGATGTTACCACCACTGCCAGTCGACACCACCGGTGGCACTAGAGATACTCATCACGATGAGATTGATAAAATGTAGACCCAAGCTAAACTACTGTATACTGAAAGTTTGGGCCCTCTTGTTGTTGATTGCATTGGCGCCATATAAAGCGGCTCTGAAACTCGATGCATCAGTGTGCGCATGCAATCGCGGGAATATACCCAAGGTAGCAGGATAGGAATAAAGTCTAATAGAGTGAATAGTCAAACCTAGCTTTTTCAAGGCCGTCCGAGTATTCCGTGTAGGATATAGGCTCATCATCCGTAGAGCACGAACAGTATCTAAGTATATCCATCCCAAAGTTCTATTGACACTATGGAGTGAAATAACAATTATAGAGGCTATAAGAGTTTTCATGGCGGCAGCAAATTTGCAATATAAATGGAATCTTGCGGATCAAGTACCATGGTGGGTATTTCTGCGTTTCGTGCCATTGTTTCTTGGATTTATATATCTAGCCAAGTGTCAGGGCTGTGTCACAAAGAAGAGTGATAAAGGATCAAGTGGGTCAGTTGCGAACCTGTAGATAGACTGCAGTTAGGTCTCTAAAAGGACTATATTTATCTCTGCCCCTTCTTGTTTTTATGAAGATGTGGCTTTGTCCTCTTAATATGCTCATTTCTTTGTGGCAACTAAGTTCTAGCTAGTTGCGTCACTGCTTCTTTGTCCCTGTGATCTGACACCAAGATACTAAAGACTAGTAATGAATAGTTCAATTCTAGAACAGGACCGGAGATGCAGTGATGGTGATAATCATAGCTTTAATAACAATCCAGCAACAGCCAGAGTGTTCAAATATTATAAGCATTTATCTTCATTAAAATGAATATTTACAAAACAGTAGATAACCCTATATTGAAGGTTTCAGGTAGTCCATTTGTCCAATCTCTTAGTTATAGATCTTGATGGAGTTGAACAACCAGTAGGAATCTTTGAACGCTTGGGGATTATTAGTAATGTAATCGTCGCAGGTACTCGCGCCAGTAGACTGTGAGCAACCGGAGTCCCAGGTGCCCTGGTCTATACTGGCGCCGCAGAAATCGGTGTTGATGATCTAGCAAAAGTTAGTAACGAATCAAATGCAAAAGAAGCACACCAAAAGAACTTACAATCGTTAAATCTTTGAAGTATTTCCCAATGTTGCAATTGCTGCCGCTGGTAAATTGTGAAGCAGGGGTGCCCCATTTAGTAGGATCAGGGTTACCACTGGTAATGTCCGCGGGGATAtcgcttctcttccaccagTACAGCTTAAGAGCATCACTCGCCAGCCATGTAGCATAaacgccgcctccagctgAGTTAAATGTAGGTCCGTAGGAACCTTTGGTCATCGTATTACCACATCCGTCACTAAGAAGTTCATTAGCACCTCGTACATAGCTTGAAGACGTGTTTCGGCGACCAACAAGTTTGTTCCGTCTTCGCATTGTTGCGATATCGTCCCCCCCGTTGTTACAATTAGATCTTCCCTCCGTGCCACCAATGTTGGTGAAAGTACACTGGCCACAGGTGTGTAGAGAAACAATATTCTGAGTCGGATTGTTGATATTCTCAATAATGTCAATCTCTCCGACGGGATTTTCGTCAAAGTTGTATGCCCAGCTGAGTATAGTAAATTAACAATCTTGCGTTTCAGTATTGGAAGAGGCATATTAGCATAACTCACAATGCCGGCCAGACACCACACGCCGTTCCTGGCATGTGCGCGATATCTGCTATCATGATACCTGAGCTCCAGGTGTCAACAGACTCCAAACGCACACTATTTCGGCCATGAACGGTTGTGCTATCTTTAATAAGCTGTGCCTTGTTGGTGAAGTCTACGCCAAGAGAAACTTGGTTGTTGTTTGTGTTCACGATTCCAGACGATAAAGCATCAGCCTTGCTCAGATAATTGACCGATCCGTCCGTTGGGTCGCCTGGATAGGTTGGGTAATAATAAGCAGCCTGTCCGGTTTAATAGTTAGCGGTATTCCCACTTCAGCTACACTGCGTACGCACATCGCGAAAATTGAACTTATTTAGAAAGTTACTCGAGTCATATGTAGTTTGCAACGAAAACGCATAGACCTGAGATCCTAGTGTCAGGAATGTAACTGCTTGCCGAAAGACAGACATTGTCAAGAATGGTGAGCAAAAATGATATATATCGTCAAAGTTCAATAGATCCTTCTCAGTGCACCAAGATAGATTCGAGGCTTGCACCACGATGCGTCCCATTGCCATATATGTAAATCACATTTGTGGGCCATATGTAGCTACTCCGGACGGTTTCCGTAGaaccatctcatctcaggGGAAGATATTGTCAGGATTAATGCTGTGGGGGTCTTCAGGGATCTCTTAGGCAGCGTTATTTTAGCATAAGAAAAACGTTAAGTTTAGCGAGAGTTGCGGCATAGCACTTGTTTGCTGGTAGGATTCGGGCTATGTGGAGTTAGCAGAGGCGGTGACGAGGCTATGTTATGTGATAGCATGCAGTATACTAGGTAGCAGTAGGAATATATTATAATGACACCTTCCTAATGCTCAGCTGCGGCACGAGTAGTACGATACCAGGGCATCTCAACTTTTGACAGATACGGATCCAGCCAGACGCTGTACTGTATCTAGTATGATCTTGTTACATTAGACTTCTACTAACACACGTTGAAGGGTTAGCCCATAGGCTAGCACGGACAGTTTGTTGGAACAATCGACGTCCAGAGCCCTGCGTAGTGCACGAATACGCAGTAATTGAACCTAGCTTGCTCAGCAGACAGGGCTAACAGGAACTCTGATACGTGAATTCTGATATGTCTTCCCTCGGAATACAATTTGATGCCTTTAACAAAGGCGTGAAAAACTAGGTGAGTAATTGAAGGTTCTGGCTACCTTGGTTGAGGGAATCGAAACTTGATCCCCATTTGATGTCAACTCAACTCTAAGCCCAACCTAATGCCCATAAGCAGTGTAAGAAGAAAATGTGACAAAGATGACCAAGGCGGCTCTTTTTCGGCTGTCTGTCAATGAAACATGGTTTCTACCGATGTAACAATGCCTACGGGCATAATTACTATAGGCTCGGGTATATAGCCCTTGATCTGGGAATAGTTTGCGATTAACGAGTTAAAAGGGGGGATGTTCAAAGTACGATCATTGTTGTTGTAAATGAAATAGGTAATACGCATTGTATGTAGCATCAGCAAAGTTAAACGCTCTGACCGTTTTGCCCTGGCATCGGCGCTATTCTACTCCTATCAACAACCATTGACTTTCAAAATTCGCCTAGAAAGAGAAGGCTAGATTCCTTGTTTTTCTATCTGTTGAATTGCAATTGTGCTACAATCATAGTCCATATGAAATGTTTTGAACAATGTTTAATTGCGAGCAATGCACCCGGTCCTTGGACGTGAAGTGCCTGACACTTCCTTGGCTCAGGCTTAGCATGTTTCACGCAGTAACTCTTGCTGACCGCTACCGAAACGAGTCTTCCGTATTCAGCGATCGGACACATCGGATCTCGCTGTTATTCGGCATATCGGGTGCTACAATTGGGAGAATCAATGTTATGGACGAAGTGGCTGTTCTGCTGTCTTTGTTATCAATATGCAGTATTAAGTTTTGTATATAGCTTTAAAGTCAACTGGCAAAACTAGAATTCACGGAAGGCCTCTATTCTCCGAGAGGCGGCGCACATCAGTTTAGGCGAACAGCGGGCGCTGTGATTAGCGACTAGAGAGCCCAGGGCCTGTTAGCGGCGGTGGAGACGAGAGAAGGAATCGTTGTCGGACCGATGCGCAATTCGCAAAAAGGGTTCTGTCTTTGGTGTTGGGCGGGAGATACAAAACCATTGTTGTCTGTGGGCGGACGCGTCGAGCCGCTCTTTACAAAGAGCAAAACACATCTATTTGTTgttttaaaacttttagGTGTTTGATTTGCTATGGAATGAGCGCATATAGAAACTGACTTACACTGAAAGCCCACTGCATTGTGTGTGCTTATGGGGATTTGCAGGTTTTCGGCTGACCCTGTACACGAAACTCGGAGTAGGGAAACAGCACAAACTAACTGCAATGCGGTTAAAATACGTTGTATTCATACCTAAGGCACACTTACTaatgaaataaaaagatggatatttgttcttttttccttcagcAGCGACTTTCTAGAAAATTTGTATTCGATGACCACAAATATCTTAAGAGCGCTACCGTACACGTGTGCTTTATTCCGCTGCACGCCAAGGCCTCACGGCCATGGACGGTGAAACTCCTTGTCTTGGATATACCTAAAGTTCTAGGGTCTGTAATTCAACACATATATAGGGGCAAATGACTTTTTCGTGGAGCTCAATATCTATTCACATGTGCTACGGCGCCTATTGAATAAGGGATGAGGCAGAGGCCATGCCAATAACGCGAAGTGAAGAATCTCATGTTAGCACACATATCTCCACAGGTACAGAGTGAGTGCGATTTGTTCTACTGATTTTTACATTTGTTTTGACTACAGTTATTTGCGTCCAAAAAAGGTCTTAAGGTGGGCGTGGCAGATAAAGCAAACAAGAGAGTAGCGACAGCGATTATAGATATATGTTTTGAAACAGGACGAGGCCAGGCGCCGAGCTTGAGAGAGAAGTATCACACTTGACTTGAAGAGAAGTGTCAAATAATGGGAGCGAGCTCTGCTGTAGTAGCATTAAGTGAGTAATTAGAGCTGTCATTGTCTCATAAGCATAAATGCATACGCCTAGCTAATAAACCTCTATTCCCACATACCATAATCTCATATGCTATTCTCAATTTTTAGGTATACCTAATAAAAAATACCAGTTCCCGAATTATTTTTATCTCCAAACCAGCTCCAGATGTCGTTCAGCAAAAGTTGGGGAACTTCATAAGAAGCAAAATGGCCACCATGGTCATGAACAAAGCATTTCACGACGTTTCCTCCTCGCCTTGCCCAATCGAGTGGTAGACCATATGCAAGATCGTAAGGAAATTGGCTAATTGCCACCGGCTGAGACACGATTGGAAGATCTGCAAAGGCAACGCTAGAGAATGCCCCATCATTTAGCATCTCTTTATACATACGCATGCCGCCATAAGGGCCTTGTATGTAATACATGAGCGACCAGGTGATGATTTCATCAGGCGTCCAAGTAAAATCTGTGGGGTCGACGATGATTTCCATTATAGAATATACCCATAGAGCATTCCCTAATGGAGAATCAGTGAGAGCGTAAGCCGCAGTAAGTGGCTTTGTTTGCTGGATCATCCGGAATCCATTATCATTATTGACAAAGCCCTCAGACCTTGTGATGTAGAATGTCTCTTCATCGCTTGATGATCCTACTATGAGATTATGAAGGTCATATTCTGTAGGCATGAGGACCCAGAAATTGCTTAGCGCTGTGACGACATTTTTCGGAAACATATTCGCTTGGTAGCGGAGAATCATGCCTCCAAAATCACCGCCTTGCATGACGTACTTGGGATACCCAAGTTGGTGCATTAGAGCGTTGAAAGCTTGTGCAGACTTCACAGGACCGAAACCTGCATGCTGAGGAGCAGGTGAAAAGCCAAATCCTGGAATTGATGGAGCAACAACGTGAAACGCAGGTAGTGAAGTATTTGGAGGATTCGTCAGCTGATCAATGATATTGATGACCTCGAGAAACGAGCCTGGCCAGCCGtgaatgaagagaagaggaattGCGTCATCTCTGGGCGAAAGATGGTGAACATAGTGCAATGGTACCAGAATTGTAGCGTTATCGTCTGCAACTTCAACAATAGTTGTAAACTGTTTAAGCCTTTGGAGCGTGTGTTAGCAAATAAACACGCGATATCACACTTGGCTGTCATGTGCGGAATAAATCACACCTCTGGTTGATGGATTCCTGAGTTTTTTCCCAGTTGTATTCATTAACCCAGTAATCCTTAATGACGGTAAAATTCTCGAGGGTCGGGCCGTCGTCTACATCGCCAATGGAAATGGGAGCTCTTGCTGTTTCAACCCGACGTCTTGTGTCTTCAATGAATCCAGGATCCACATTGATCTCGAATGGCTTGGGAGTACTGTCGAAGGAAGCTGCAACATTTGGGATAGAGAAATTATGTGACGCATCGCAAACAGCCGCGCAAACTAGAAGAAAACCGAGCAGCATAGTAACTTTGTGTAACACGCCAGTGGTGAAACTATGGCTCgacagaggaggagggagttGGTTTTGCCCCAAAAGCCTGCATACAACTCAAGACGCCACAAATATATATTTTGCATCACGTGAAGTAATCTTTTGTTAGCATGTAATACAAAGTACGAATAGTAGTACTAATATGCAAGGGATAGGCTGAGAGAGTTTGCCAAGAAAGAATAAGCAATAGTAAATGACTCATATGTTGTATAATTTGATGTAATACCGTCAACTGTATTACGAGATTTCTGGTGGTATCGGTGCAAGAAAACGGGGTCAATCTACTGTCAGCTTCGATATATAACTCAGTGGCATTGGCTAGATCTGACAGGTACTATCTGCACGTAACCAATTGAACATTGCATATATAGTATAAAATACCACCCTGACTGTTGCGCTAACACCTAAGCTCCGAGATTTGAGATTTTACACCGCAGCACATGTGTTTAGTGCGTGAAATATAATAGTGACTACATTGCCGAAATAGATGTAAATTCCAGTATACAAACAGCTAATACAGTATACTATAGTAGCTTTTATTAACAAAATTTTTTTGTCAAGAATAGCAGTGTGAGGGAAGCTGAGACATCATTGCCTCTTTCAGGGAATTTTACCGTAGCAGtgcggctgaagctgaaaacGAGTGATTAACTACCTTACCTTGGGTGGTAGCTATTAATTCCCGAAGTAGTATTGCAGCAAAAGCCGATTTAGTCCCTCAATAGTCGTATCTAGTTTTATAACATAAGTGAAGGTAAATTGATGCTATGGCAGGGACAGGGGGGAAAGGAAACAGATAGGGATATATGTATATACGCACAAACGTCAGGATTGCGTTATTTTCTCAGAGTGTAAAGACATGAATTAAATTACAACAAAGATAattagagaaaaaaacggcATTACATTCAAGTGTTTCATTACATTATAGTGTTTTATCTAAGCTACTAGTAATTCATCACCCTTCCGTTTACAAGGTGCATTACCACAGAGATAACAAGGCTAGCAAAACGCTAGTAAGGCTTGGCAAAGCCATCATACGGAATGCACTGCTGTTTACTGGCACGGTGGGAGCGACTGAGCCTCCAGTCGTGGTTGCTGGCGCTCCTCCAGTAGGCAATGTGCTGTTCCAGCTCGGTGACGAGGACTCAGCCCCAGTCGTGGCAGCGACCGGGATGCTTTCAGTGGTACTATATTATATCAGTCACAAGATCGCTCTCTAAACGTGATGGGATGCGCAACTAACATTGTGGCCCCATTTGAGACAGTGTGAGTCAATGTGCAAGGACAATTGGTGATGGTGAGAGTCGTAGCCTATGAACAGGTTAATAATTGCTAGTTGACTAGTGCCCAGTATTGGGGAGTATTGAAATAAGACTTGCCTCTGTGACTGTGTAAGTGCTGGATCCAGCCGTGAAAGTTGTGCTACCTGGGCAGTATGTCGTGTAGCTCGTAACAACCTCCGTTACAGTAGTAGCACCTGAAGGCACAGACGAAGATACTGGGACAGATGTCGGCGTAGAAGTCGCCGTACCTGAAACAGCTGCAGAAGAGGTCGAGGGGCTGCATGTTCCAGCCGAAGCATCTCTCTTCAATAAAGTAAGCTTGTCGCCCTCCGTACCATCAGAGCCGTGAATATAGCTCCACGAAAGAGCTGTAGCGTTATGAATGGTTAATCCGCCAAATCCGTAGTTTGTTTGGTCAAGGTAAGTAGTGATATCCAGCAATGGATCCGAGTCTAGAGTGCTGTGACTCTCGATATTTCCCGCAGCTCCATTGATGATATGAGCCATTGAAACACCTGGGTTTGTCCAGTAGGTGTTGTTGTTAATGATAGAGGCGGAATCGATAGTACCATTGCTTCCAAGGGGAAGCAGGCGCTCATACCAGTGGATGTGCCTATTTTCACTAGATGAGTATACGTCGCCAAGATTACCACAAGTACACACGATCAACATACCCAGCAAGATAAAGATCAACGCTATTCTCGAGCATCAAATCTTCAAAAGCGGCACGGAGGGTTGCTTGATAAGATGAGACCTGCGAGCTATAAAACGGGCGGTGGCTCATGGCAATGACCCAAGGTGTTTTGCAGCGGTCCACGCTCTCTAGGTCTTTCTTCAGCCATTGATATTGCGCATATGCTGTTTTATCATTGTAGTTGCCATCAACGCTACCAAATGGACCACTGTCGGTAACATAGGTCTGGTTAGCCCAAGGATGCGTCTGATTCCCTTTCACATCTTTGGCGAATGGCCATTCGGGGCTGTTGGGGTAATCGGTTTCTCCGTCAAGGGAAACGAAGTGAGCCAAGCCGTAGTCAAAAGAGTACCAGAAGTTTCCAACTCCGCCTGTCTCACTTCCGGGCATGCGAAACCTGTTTTGAAAGGCGGTGAAGTTCCTACTAAATGTTAGCTATATTACGCAAAGACTAATGAGGGTTCTGCCTTGTCTTTCATGAAGCATACCTCTGTGAAGGAGGGCAGCTGTAATAGGTGAGTGAAGATTTCGCAGCTGTTGAATTAGCCTTGTCGCCGTTCAAGTAAGCTGTCAGGACATTTCCGGGGCCATCGAATTCTGCGCAGCTGGCCTCGTGGTTTCCTGGAAGCACCATGTAAGGTGCTTTGAGAGTGATGGGGTTCATCCACTGTTGCCACAGATCCCAGTTTGACTCATAGAGTACGCTCATGTCACCACCGTGAGGGCCACCCTGATTGGGAACCTCGCCGCTTGGAAGAGGAGTATCATATTCTTTGGGGACACTGCCACCGGGGAGCTGGGTGGATGTGCCATTATAGCACACTGGCCAGTCACTTTCGCATGGGAGCACGCCTGAGTACCAATCATCCGCGTAGCTGAGGTCACCTCCATGCCAGATAAAGGCAGTGCCGTCGTTGACAGCTTCATTGAGGTACTTGTATGTTCCGGCAGCGTTGGTGTAGCCCATGTCATTGACAACTGCAATGGTAAACGCTGAAGAATCCCCTGCCTCATTTGCAGTCTTGAATGAGAGA is drawn from Trichoderma atroviride chromosome 7, complete sequence and contains these coding sequences:
- a CDS encoding uncharacterized protein (TransMembrane:12 (i166-186o206-225i237-254o260-283i295-317o329-354i402-429o449-470i491-512o518-547i554-575o587-608i)), with translation MHSLVRDSAFGALVRWITKRELLKYPDEKADFHYRDLYMNDGPREPTPPPILRVVNHSQQDLRHDEQSPPVAPASEETSSLSTEDETELDLDCQVLSQIVSRPRMSHVESYASLEKAYSDAALQTNARAQHSTIQPKKLENGTIVVDWYTTDDSENPQNWSSRKKLFVVLQIYLYTLAVYIGSAIITPSQPFIEARFGVTPEVASMGLSLYVLGYGIGPLILSPLSEIPIIGRNPPYIITFGIFVAISAGTAVVDNFPALIVLRFLQGFFGSPCLATGGASLGDIYNLIKLPYALTGWAAFATAGPALGPVISGFSVSATNWHWSLWEILWLASPVFVLMFFCLPETSTATILLRRARRLRRLANSHNLRSESENEQAALTVNEVIVQSLWRPLQINLYDPSVLFTSLYIGLMYGIFYSFFEVFPFVYATGLPGLASPTNGYGLNAGQVGLIFLSISVGVAIAILGYLAYLWFVFEPEVKTQGLGEPERRLICGLPASFLVPMGLFMFGWTGNSSPEIPWIVPTIGITIVVIGIFIIFQVVFIYIALAYPRYSASLFAANDFARSSIACGAIHFSRPLFINLGVGKGVSLLAGLSCAGVIGIFVLYFYGGALRRRSRFAAT
- a CDS encoding uncharacterized protein (EggNog:ENOG41) — translated: MTKGSYGPTFNSAGGGVYATWLASDALKLYWWKRSDIPADITSGNPDPTKWGTPASQFTSGSNCNIGKYFKDLTIIINTDFCGASIDQGTWDSGCSQSTGASTCDDYITNNPQAFKDSYWLFNSIKIYN
- a CDS encoding uncharacterized protein (EggNog:ENOG41~SECRETED:SignalP(1-19)), with product MSVFRQAVTFLTLGSQVYAFSLQTTYDSSNFLNKFNFRDAAYYYPTYPGDPTDGSVNYLSKADALSSGIVNTNNNQVSLGVDFTNKAQLIKDSTTVHGRNSVRLESVDTWSSGIMIADIAHMPGTACGVWPAFWAYNFDENPVGEIDIIENINNPTQNIVSLHTCGQCTFTNIGGTEGRSNCNNGGDDIATMRRRNKL
- a CDS encoding uncharacterized protein (EggNog:ENOG41~MEROPS:MER0000432~SECRETED:SignalP(1-15)), which encodes MLLGFLLVCAAVCDASHNFSIPNVAASFDSTPKPFEINVDPGFIEDTRRRVETARAPISIGDVDDGPTLENFTVIKDYWVNEYNWEKTQESINQRLKQFTTIVEVADDNATILVPLHYVHHLSPRDDAIPLLFIHGWPGSFLEVINIIDQLTNPPNTSLPAFHVVAPSIPGFGFSPAPQHAGFGPVKSAQAFNALMHQLGYPKYVMQGGDFGGMILRYQANMFPKNVVTALSNFWVLMPTEYDLHNLIVGSSSDEETFYITRSEGFVNNDNGFRMIQQTKPLTAAYALTDSPLGNALWVYSIMEIIVDPTDFTWTPDEIITWSLMYYIQGPYGGMRMYKEMLNDGAFSSVAFADLPIVSQPVAISQFPYDLAYGLPLDWARRGGNVVKCFVHDHGGHFASYEVPQLLLNDIWSWFGDKNNSGTGIFY
- a CDS encoding uncharacterized protein (TransMembrane:1 (n4-15c20/21o739-758i)~SECRETED:SignalP(1-20)) translates to MKSASTSALLGALLAVAAEAAPTVDELYPYTGPKVPVGDWMDPTVKGNGKGFVRLVEPPAVKPASSNPTNNVNVISVSYIPNGINIHYQTPYGLGESPSVKWGSSASELSNTASGKSVTYGRTPSCSAAATTQCSEFYHDVQIANLKSGTTYYYQIPAANGTTASDVLSFKTANEAGDSSAFTIAVVNDMGYTNAAGTYKYLNEAVNDGTAFIWHGGDLSYADDWYSGVLPCESDWPVCYNGTSTQLPGGSVPKEYDTPLPSGEVPNQGGPHGGDMSVLYESNWDLWQQWMNPITLKAPYMVLPGNHEASCAEFDGPGNVLTAYLNGDKANSTAAKSSLTYYSCPPSQRNFTAFQNRFRMPGSETGGVGNFWYSFDYGLAHFVSLDGETDYPNSPEWPFAKDVKGNQTHPWANQTYVTDSGPFGSVDGNYNDKTAYAQYQWLKKDLESVDRCKTPWVIAMSHRPFYSSQVSSYQATLRAAFEDLMLENSVDLYLAGHIHWYERLLPLGSNGTIDSASIINNNTYWTNPGVSMAHIINGAAGNIESHSTLDSDPLLDITTYLDQTNYGFGGLTIHNATALSWSYIHGSDGTEGDKLTLLKRDASAGTCSPSTSSAAVSGTATSTPTSVPVSSSVPSGATTVTEVVTSYTTYCPGSTTFTAGSSTYTVTEATTLTITNCPCTLTHTVSNGATITTESIPVAATTGAESSSPSWNSTLPTGGAPATTTGGSVAPTVPVNSSAFRMMALPSLTSVLLALLSLW